In a genomic window of Perognathus longimembris pacificus isolate PPM17 chromosome 21, ASM2315922v1, whole genome shotgun sequence:
- the LOC125339405 gene encoding basic salivary proline-rich protein 3-like translates to MHGPGRGGTSAEPQPGRGGTSAEPRPGQDERGAQGRDERGAPARPGRDERGARGGTSAEPQPGRGGTSAEPRGGTSAEPQPGRGGTSAEPRGGTSAEPQPGRGGTSAEPRGGTSAEPQPGRGGTSAEPQPGRGGTSAEPRPGRCGPHHGAPGRGRLQDGWKPPAARLDVIRTGGSPQPPGSTSSGRVEAPSRPARRHQDGWKPPAARLDVIRTGGSPQPPGSTSSGRVEAPQPPGSTSPAAPASDLHFVLFDFLPA, encoded by the coding sequence ATGCACGGACCCGGCCGGGGCGGGACGAGCGCGGAGCCccagccgggccggggcgggacgAGCGCGGAGCCCCGGCCAGGGCAGGACGAGCGCGGAGCCCAGGGGCGGGACGAGCGCGGAGCCCCAGCCAGGCCGGGGCGGGACGAGCGCGGAGCCCGGGGCGGGACGAGCGCGGAGCCCCAGCCAGGCCGGGGCGGGACGAGCGCGGAGCCCCGGGGCGGGACGAGCGCGGAGCCCCAGCCAGGCCGGGGCGGGACGAGCGCGGAGCCCCGGGGCGGGACGAGCGCGGAGCCCCAGCCAGGCCGGGGCGGGACGAGCGCGGAGCCCCGGGGCGGGACGAGCGCGGAGCCCCAGCCAGGCCGGGGCGGGACGAGCGCGGAGCCccagccgggccggggcgggacgAGCGCGGAGCCCCGGCCCGGGCGCTGCGGGCCCCACCACGGCGCCCCCGGGCGAGGCCGCCTCCAGGACGGGTGGAAGCCCCCAGCCGCCCGGCTCGACGTCATCAGGACGGGTGGAAGCCCCCAGCCGCCCGGCTCGACGTCATCAGGACGGGTGGAAGCCCCCAGCCGCCCGGCTCGACGTCATCAGGACGGGTGGAAGCCCCCAGCCGCCCGGCTCGACGTCATCAGGACGGGTGGAAGCCCCCAGCCGCCCGGCTCGACGTCATCAGGACGGGTGGAAGCCCCCCAGCCGCCCGGCTCGACGTCACCAGCGGCTCCAGCGTCGGATCTTCATTTCGTCCTGTTTGATTTTCTTCCTGCGTAA